In Terriglobales bacterium, the sequence GGGCGTTGCCGTTGCCCTCGAGGGCCCCTTCCTTCCGCGGCACTAACTCGACCAGTACCCCATCGAGATGGAAGCGAGCCACAACGTCTCGGGAGGTGAGCTTCAACTCGAGTACGTCCTGGTAGAAGCGCACGGCCCGGTCCAGGTCGGAGACGTAGTAGAAGACGCAATCGAAATGGAACCGCACGCTAGCCGCCCGCCGGGTGCTGCTGGGTCATGCAGTGCAGCGTACCCAGCCCGAGCACCAGGTCGCCGCAGTAGATGGGGACGACCTGGCGGTCGGGCATGGCGTCGGCCAGGATGTTGAGAGCCAGGCGGTCGTTCGGGTCGTTGAAGGTGGGCACCAGCACGCGCTGGTTGCAGATGTAGAAGTTGGCGTAGCTGGCGGGCAGGCGCTGGCGGTCGAACCAGACCGGCGCCGGCATGGGCAGCTTGATGACCTGGAGGGCGTGGCCGTCCTGGTCGGTGGCGCGGCGCAGGATCTCGAAGTTCTCCTGGAGCGGCTCGTGGTT encodes:
- a CDS encoding VOC family protein encodes the protein MRFHFDCVFYYVSDLDRAVRFYQDVLELKLTSRDVVARFHLDGVLVELVPRKEGALEGNGNARLTLRVADIEAAAANLRVKGVAVSAPQPKANGVLATLRDPDGNEICLWQYSTP